From the Halorhabdus utahensis DSM 12940 genome, one window contains:
- a CDS encoding PKD domain-containing protein, protein MASDTSTTTDGTFDQGIALNETIESELDAGDRFDEEMAGHHENYTFYAESGDVISAEMRPDGSNGHATDAHAAQLRLYAPNGTEVFGSYNDVQGSAQLESVSLDATGQYTLIATTNDIGAVGSYSDDVYDDETAARTDTFEYQLRLYEGLGPDRALNIGENITDSVSEADNYLDDQAGYYDAYTFEGQTGQTISAELRPNGSSGHATAAHAAQLRLYAPNGTEVFGSYNDVQGSAQLESVSLDATGQYTLIATTNDIGAVGSYSDDVYDDETAARTDTFEYQLRLYEGLGPDRALNIGENITDSVSEADNYLDDQAGYYDAYTFEGERGKTLNFEMRVNQPTTKAAQLRLYAPNGTEVFGSYNDVQGSAQLESVSLDATGQYTLIATTNDIGAVGSYSDDVYDDETAARTDTFRYQLRAYELGADAPVLTTGTSLTGALSVRDNYLDKTDGFFDLYHVSATSSSELTATVIVDNPTDHAARVAVYDNDGSIVDRSYNNDGGGVTLDFSPDTTGGYYLAVTTEPDASTYGSTRKGLRDTFRYQLTIDGPENSPPIVTAKAPHLVANEQTVRLNATALDPNGDALSYQWSQVMGAFPDPEVTIENADEAVAMFTAPDVPAATELTFDVAVTDDSGATTHDTVNVTVDPNYSPPSVDFTYTPSNPTADETVSFSESASDPDGSIQSYDWQFGDGNSSSSTNPTHTYSSAGSYNVSLTVADGDGNTNSTTKPLSVEADQSFLTIEQAIDKNSDGQIGDFEVLTAVEYWRAGETVPNTNGKKISDSKIAALLEHWRTGTEV, encoded by the coding sequence TGACGTGATTTCAGCGGAGATGCGTCCTGACGGAAGCAATGGTCACGCTACCGATGCACACGCCGCACAGTTGAGGCTATACGCACCGAACGGTACCGAGGTCTTCGGAAGCTATAATGACGTACAAGGATCAGCACAGCTAGAATCCGTTTCACTCGATGCTACCGGGCAGTACACCTTGATTGCGACGACGAACGATATCGGTGCGGTTGGTTCCTATTCTGACGATGTCTACGATGACGAGACTGCTGCTCGGACGGATACGTTCGAGTATCAACTTCGACTGTATGAGGGACTGGGCCCCGATCGAGCGTTAAATATCGGTGAAAATATCACAGACTCAGTCTCGGAAGCCGATAATTATCTCGACGATCAAGCGGGCTATTACGACGCATATACGTTTGAGGGACAAACTGGACAAACCATCTCAGCAGAACTGCGGCCCAACGGGAGTAGTGGTCACGCTACCGCTGCACACGCCGCACAGTTGAGGCTATACGCACCGAACGGTACCGAGGTCTTCGGAAGCTATAATGACGTACAAGGATCAGCACAGCTAGAATCCGTTTCACTCGATGCTACCGGGCAGTACACCTTGATTGCGACGACGAACGATATCGGTGCGGTTGGTTCCTATTCTGACGATGTCTACGATGACGAGACTGCTGCTCGGACGGATACGTTCGAGTATCAACTTCGACTGTATGAGGGACTGGGCCCCGATCGAGCGTTAAATATCGGTGAAAATATCACAGACTCAGTCTCGGAAGCCGATAATTATCTCGACGATCAAGCGGGCTATTACGACGCATATACGTTTGAGGGAGAGCGGGGAAAGACCCTGAATTTCGAGATGCGGGTCAATCAGCCGACTACAAAGGCCGCACAGTTGAGGCTATACGCACCGAACGGTACCGAGGTCTTCGGAAGCTATAATGACGTACAAGGATCAGCACAGCTAGAATCCGTTTCACTCGATGCTACCGGGCAGTACACCTTGATTGCGACGACGAACGATATCGGTGCGGTTGGTTCCTATTCTGACGATGTCTACGATGACGAGACTGCTGCTCGGACGGATACGTTCCGCTATCAACTCCGGGCCTACGAGCTCGGTGCCGACGCGCCGGTTCTGACAACCGGCACGTCGCTTACGGGTGCGCTCTCAGTACGTGATAATTACCTTGATAAGACCGACGGCTTCTTCGATCTCTATCACGTGTCAGCGACTTCCAGCTCGGAACTCACCGCAACAGTGATAGTCGATAATCCAACTGATCATGCAGCACGAGTCGCAGTCTATGATAATGACGGGTCGATAGTCGACAGGAGTTATAATAACGATGGAGGTGGCGTGACGCTGGATTTCTCGCCCGATACGACCGGCGGTTACTACCTTGCAGTGACCACGGAACCCGATGCATCAACGTACGGATCGACTCGGAAGGGATTACGGGATACGTTCAGGTATCAGCTTACCATCGATGGGCCCGAAAACAGTCCACCGATTGTAACGGCCAAAGCACCACATCTTGTCGCTAACGAGCAGACGGTTAGACTTAACGCCACTGCGCTCGATCCGAATGGTGACGCGCTCTCCTACCAGTGGAGCCAGGTGATGGGGGCGTTCCCGGATCCTGAAGTCACAATCGAAAATGCTGATGAAGCTGTTGCGATGTTCACCGCGCCAGATGTCCCGGCTGCGACTGAGTTGACGTTCGACGTGGCAGTTACCGACGATAGTGGTGCCACTACACACGATACGGTCAACGTGACTGTTGACCCAAATTATAGTCCACCGTCGGTTGACTTCACATATACCCCATCGAATCCCACAGCAGATGAAACAGTGTCGTTCAGTGAGAGCGCTTCCGATCCGGATGGATCGATCCAGTCTTACGACTGGCAATTCGGTGACGGCAACAGTTCCAGTAGTACCAATCCAACACATACCTACAGCAGTGCTGGAAGTTACAATGTGTCGCTGACTGTCGCCGACGGCGACGGCAATACGAACTCGACGACCAAACCACTTAGCGTCGAAGCGGACCAGTCTTTCTTGACGATTGAGCAAGCGATCGACAAGAATAGTGACGGCCAGATAGGCGACTTTGAAGTCCTCACCGCGGTCGAATATTGGCGCGCTGGCGAAACTGTGCCAAACACGAATGGAAAGAAGATCAGTGACAGCAAGATCGCTGCTCTTCTCGAACACTGGCGCACGGGGACAGAGGTGTGA